From Chloroflexota bacterium, one genomic window encodes:
- a CDS encoding response regulator transcription factor: protein MNAKILVVDDDEITLTSIAEILLTEGYFVVEASNGADALNILEQDDIDLMLLDIMMPGMSGIEVLRDVELISPETKVIMLTGNASLDTAVSALRHSAYDYISKPQGAQEILSRVANGLARRDEEKHKRILIAQIEDSIEQLKKAEGMTETVKYKRKVMSMPDGVMLDLARREIWRGNNKERLTPTEGKLLEVFVTSWGRVLTHGELVFLVQGYEVAEWEAPEVLRPLISRLRRKLATFPDGERWIASVRGTGYIFDADRPV, encoded by the coding sequence GTGAATGCAAAAATTCTTGTTGTAGATGATGATGAAATTACCCTAACTTCGATAGCAGAGATTTTATTGACAGAGGGGTATTTTGTTGTTGAGGCCAGCAATGGAGCGGATGCGCTCAATATTCTTGAACAAGATGATATTGATTTGATGCTGCTTGATATTATGATGCCAGGGATGAGCGGGATTGAAGTTTTACGCGATGTTGAACTTATTTCTCCGGAAACAAAAGTCATAATGCTGACCGGAAACGCCTCGTTGGATACAGCCGTCAGTGCATTGCGTCATTCAGCTTATGACTATATTAGCAAACCCCAGGGAGCGCAAGAAATTCTCAGCCGGGTAGCAAATGGCTTGGCTCGCCGGGACGAAGAGAAGCACAAACGTATTTTGATCGCTCAGATCGAAGATTCGATTGAGCAATTGAAAAAAGCTGAGGGCATGACCGAAACGGTGAAATACAAGCGGAAAGTGATGTCTATGCCAGATGGGGTGATGCTGGACCTTGCCCGCCGTGAGATTTGGCGCGGCAATAACAAAGAGCGTCTTACTCCCACCGAAGGGAAACTTTTAGAAGTATTTGTGACGAGCTGGGGTCGAGTATTAACTCATGGAGAATTGGTGTTTTTGGTACAGGGATATGAAGTTGCTGAATGGGAGGCTCCTGAGGTTCTGCGCCCACTGATTAGCCGTTTGCGCCGGAAATTAGCAACCTTTCCAGATGGTGAGAGATGGATTGCCAGTGTTCGGGGCACCGGCTATATTTTTGATGCGGATCGACCGGTTTGA
- a CDS encoding DMT family transporter — MSKLRTKGITAALSSAIFFGMAPVFGKKAILLGASPLTVVATRTILAALMLLILMAIFRPRYLYIYPAGLLGCLLAGWINGIGSLFFYSSLGRIDAGVGLLLYSCYPLFVALWMFLDRQPPSRLTLFRLGLTIPAVYLLIQTGTQTIDLVGVLQMLVGAALYALHLPINQRVLYDMPAPTVAVYTLLAMSAVLLPTFFFSPVSTLPHETSVWMPMIGLTVVTFLSRLTLFLGVKHLGGMQTAILGLSEVLVTLLMAYVWLGEQLSSLQWLGAALLGISLILISMEKTLPQKDTPGGWLSWLSHPTISSELPWHPHD; from the coding sequence ATGTCAAAACTTCGCACAAAGGGCATCACGGCAGCACTGTCATCAGCAATTTTTTTCGGGATGGCTCCCGTTTTTGGCAAAAAAGCCATTCTTCTCGGAGCTTCTCCGCTGACAGTTGTCGCCACACGCACAATTCTGGCGGCGCTGATGTTGCTAATTCTGATGGCGATCTTTCGACCACGCTATCTATACATTTACCCGGCAGGTCTGCTGGGGTGTTTGCTAGCGGGTTGGATCAATGGTATCGGGTCGCTCTTTTTCTACAGTTCGCTAGGGAGAATTGATGCAGGTGTGGGCCTATTGCTCTATTCGTGTTACCCGCTTTTCGTTGCCTTATGGATGTTTCTCGACCGACAGCCCCCAAGCCGATTAACGCTGTTTCGATTAGGATTAACAATTCCTGCGGTTTATCTACTAATTCAGACCGGGACACAAACTATAGATCTGGTGGGGGTGCTGCAAATGCTGGTGGGGGCTGCACTTTATGCTTTGCACCTGCCCATTAATCAGCGCGTACTCTACGATATGCCTGCCCCCACGGTGGCTGTTTATACCCTCTTGGCGATGAGCGCAGTCCTATTACCCACATTCTTTTTTTCGCCCGTGAGCACATTACCCCATGAAACAAGTGTTTGGATGCCAATGATCGGTCTGACTGTTGTGACCTTTCTCTCGCGCCTGACTTTATTTTTGGGTGTCAAACATCTTGGGGGAATGCAAACCGCCATTCTTGGGTTGAGCGAAGTTTTGGTTACGCTACTAATGGCTTATGTCTGGTTGGGAGAACAACTCAGTAGCCTCCAATGGCTTGGCGCAGCGCTGCTAGGCATTAGCCTGATCTTGATTAGCATGGAAAAAACACTCCCACAAAAAGATACGCCAGGCGGGTGGTTAAGTTGGCTCAGCCACCCAACTATCTCAAGTGAACTCCCCTGGCATCCACACGACTAA
- a CDS encoding pyridoxal-phosphate dependent enzyme translates to MKHSLQSHVFAECLNCGHQASYTPQAINCPQCGGGWREARYDYKAIAKDFLGNLAGRPFDIWRFYELLPINEHHPAISMGEGGTPLLKATNLGMMLGLKNLYIKDERQNPTGSFKDRQASITVAALKEAGITETVLASTGNVAISYSAYTARAGIKLWAFLTSLVPAEKMREVAIYGTQVIKVTASYDKTKALAAEFAQQRLQTSYLDRGVRSIPALEAMKTIAFEISEQLTNAMGSPSAKGTENAPPWQSPNWYIQAVSGGLGPVGVLKGFDELKTMGIIDRIPAFASIQAEGCAPMVHGWKNNLEKAEPVLSPRTHIATLATGDPGGTYTLLRKRILQANGGTFESVSDEEAFRAIHVLAKMEGLSMEPASAVAFAGLIKMVRAGQIKPDDIVVINLTGHTMPVEKMILGDGWVHDIEIPEKPPEEKPEEGLLSALSRITPKQYSSIAIVDDHPHARRLIRRILQSQGEYTIYEATNGREAIELARKEHPDVMILDLMMPEVDGFSVLDALKADEDTASIAVIVVTAKALTPDEKIRLRGRIHTLMQKGEFLDDELVGEINTLLGNGND, encoded by the coding sequence ATGAAACATTCTCTGCAATCCCATGTTTTTGCCGAGTGTCTGAACTGTGGGCATCAGGCTTCGTATACCCCACAAGCAATAAACTGCCCACAATGTGGCGGTGGCTGGCGCGAGGCGCGCTACGATTACAAAGCAATTGCAAAAGACTTCCTCGGCAATCTGGCGGGACGTCCCTTCGATATTTGGCGCTTTTACGAACTTTTGCCGATCAACGAACACCACCCTGCCATCAGCATGGGCGAAGGCGGAACCCCGCTCCTCAAAGCCACTAATCTGGGAATGATGTTGGGGCTAAAAAATCTATATATTAAAGACGAACGACAAAACCCCACGGGGTCCTTCAAAGACCGTCAGGCTTCCATCACCGTAGCCGCCCTCAAGGAAGCAGGCATCACTGAGACTGTATTGGCATCCACCGGGAATGTGGCGATCTCCTATTCAGCGTACACCGCTCGCGCAGGAATCAAATTGTGGGCCTTTCTCACCAGCTTGGTGCCCGCCGAAAAAATGCGCGAGGTAGCTATATATGGCACACAGGTAATCAAAGTTACGGCTTCATACGATAAAACGAAAGCGCTCGCAGCAGAATTTGCCCAACAGCGCCTCCAAACATCGTATCTCGATCGCGGCGTGCGTTCAATTCCAGCCCTGGAAGCTATGAAAACCATTGCTTTCGAAATCAGTGAACAACTCACCAATGCAATGGGCTCTCCCTCCGCAAAGGGCACAGAAAATGCCCCTCCCTGGCAATCCCCTAACTGGTATATTCAGGCCGTGAGCGGAGGCTTAGGCCCGGTGGGTGTGCTCAAGGGCTTTGACGAACTTAAAACAATGGGAATCATTGATCGTATTCCAGCGTTTGCCAGCATCCAGGCCGAGGGCTGCGCGCCAATGGTTCACGGGTGGAAAAACAACCTTGAAAAGGCTGAGCCGGTACTTTCACCGCGCACACATATTGCCACCCTGGCAACCGGAGACCCCGGAGGCACCTATACCTTGCTGCGCAAACGCATACTGCAAGCCAATGGCGGCACCTTCGAAAGCGTCAGCGATGAAGAAGCCTTCCGCGCCATCCATGTGCTTGCCAAGATGGAAGGCCTCTCTATGGAGCCTGCTTCTGCAGTGGCCTTTGCCGGATTGATAAAAATGGTGCGTGCCGGGCAGATCAAGCCTGATGATATCGTCGTCATCAACCTGACCGGACATACCATGCCGGTAGAAAAGATGATCCTGGGCGATGGTTGGGTTCACGATATAGAGATCCCCGAAAAGCCGCCGGAAGAAAAACCCGAGGAGGGTTTGCTCAGCGCATTAAGCAGAATCACCCCCAAGCAGTATTCCAGCATCGCCATTGTAGATGACCATCCCCATGCTCGTCGGCTCATCCGCCGGATTCTGCAATCCCAGGGAGAATACACCATCTATGAGGCCACCAACGGCCGCGAAGCCATCGAGTTGGCCCGCAAAGAACATCCCGATGTGATGATACTCGATCTGATGATGCCGGAAGTCGATGGGTTTAGTGTGCTCGACGCTCTCAAGGCCGATGAAGATACAGCCTCGATTGCCGTGATCGTTGTAACTGCAAAAGCACTCACCCCCGACGAAAAAATTCGCCTGCGCGGGCGCATCCATACGCTGATGCAAAAAGGCGAATTCTTAGATGATGAGTTAGTTGGCGAAATCAATACCTTGTTAGGGAACGGAAACGATTAA